Proteins encoded together in one Deinococcus hopiensis KR-140 window:
- the obgE gene encoding GTPase ObgE, with the protein MAFRDVLDIEVAAGSGGDGSMSFHRAKYMEKGGPDGGHGGRGGSIILRAIEGVESLERLVGQRKFKAENGRYGEGRLRQGADGQDTYIEVPVGTTAFDRDSGKVIADLVRVGQEKVIAQGGYGGRGNSTFTSSTRQAPRFAELGTPGQKRRVRLELRLIADVGLVGYPNAGKSSLLAALSRANPAIADYPFTTLSPILGVVESEDGEQRFTMADIPGIIEGASEGKGLGLEFLRHISRTRLLVYVLDVTRDPVEELRQLQNELRAYDATLLDSVAAIALNKTELVDTDITAMVEDELATFGLPVLPVSAKEGLGLPELRDALFQLLPDRELWAQTHALEEDVEDVREEPLTLTFREDAPERGAPVPERVWEVHGGGFEARLTRFSRHLEDAAEYLSNLFKRQGLYAALKRAGAREGDTVEIGTFRFEYFNDEE; encoded by the coding sequence ATGGCGTTTCGAGACGTACTGGACATTGAAGTGGCGGCCGGGAGTGGCGGTGACGGGAGCATGAGCTTCCACCGCGCCAAGTACATGGAAAAGGGCGGCCCCGACGGTGGGCACGGCGGGCGCGGCGGCAGCATCATCCTGCGCGCCATCGAGGGTGTGGAAAGTCTGGAGCGCCTCGTGGGACAGCGCAAATTCAAAGCCGAGAACGGGCGCTACGGCGAAGGCAGGTTGCGTCAGGGAGCGGACGGCCAGGACACGTACATTGAGGTTCCGGTGGGCACCACCGCCTTTGACCGTGACAGCGGTAAGGTCATTGCGGACCTCGTGCGGGTGGGCCAGGAAAAGGTGATCGCGCAGGGAGGTTACGGTGGGCGCGGCAACAGCACCTTCACGAGCAGCACCCGGCAGGCCCCACGTTTTGCCGAACTGGGCACACCGGGGCAAAAGCGCCGCGTGCGCCTGGAACTGCGCCTGATCGCCGACGTGGGCCTGGTGGGCTACCCCAACGCGGGCAAGAGCAGCCTGCTGGCGGCCCTCTCACGGGCCAATCCGGCAATTGCCGATTACCCCTTCACCACCCTCTCCCCCATCCTGGGCGTGGTGGAAAGCGAGGACGGCGAGCAGCGCTTCACGATGGCCGATATCCCCGGGATCATCGAGGGCGCGTCAGAGGGCAAGGGCCTGGGGCTGGAGTTCCTGCGCCACATCAGCCGCACCCGGCTGCTGGTGTATGTGCTGGACGTCACCCGGGACCCGGTGGAGGAACTGCGGCAGCTTCAGAACGAGCTGCGCGCCTATGACGCCACCCTGCTGGACAGCGTGGCGGCCATCGCCCTGAACAAGACTGAACTCGTGGACACGGACATCACCGCGATGGTGGAGGACGAACTCGCCACCTTCGGCCTGCCCGTGCTGCCCGTGAGTGCCAAGGAAGGCCTGGGCCTGCCGGAACTGCGTGACGCCCTGTTCCAGCTGCTGCCCGACCGCGAACTTTGGGCGCAGACGCACGCCCTGGAAGAAGACGTGGAGGACGTGCGCGAGGAGCCCCTGACCCTCACCTTCCGCGAGGACGCACCCGAACGCGGGGCGCCGGTCCCCGAACGGGTCTGGGAAGTTCACGGCGGAGGCTTCGAAGCCCGCCTGACCCGCTTTTCCCGCCACCTGGAAGACGCGGCCGAGTACCTGTCGAACCTCTTCAAGCGTCAGGGTCTCTACGCGGCCCTCAAGCGCGCGGGGGCCCGCGAGGGCGACACAGTGGAGATCGGCACCTTCCGCTTCGAGTATTTCAACGACGAGGAGTGA